The genomic window TCTTCTTGAAAGTGGACTGATCGAAATCGGATATTCAATAACAAAAGTTGGGTGGATTAGTTTGCTCTCTACATAGTTATCAAATAGCTCAGCCTGCAAGTGACCAAGATCAAGCTTCTCATTTGCTTCAAGGCCATCAGCTCTTAGTTTTACTAAAATTTTATCTTTGTCATTTATTATGTTCTCATCTAGTCCACCGATCTCAACGAGAGCTTTTTTGTAGCTTATTCGCTTAAATGGCTTACTAAAATCAATCTCCATACCGTCAAAATTTACAACTTTTTCCATATCTAGCTTGTCTAAAATGACATTAAAAAGATCCTCTGTAATGCCCATTAAATCGTGGTAGTTGTGGTATGCCCAGTAAAACTCTATACTTGTAAACTCAGGATTATGAGTAAGATCCATGCCTTCGTTTCTAAAATTTCTATTCATCTCATAAACAGCTTCAAAACCACCTACTATAAGACGTTTGAGGTATAATTCAGGTGCGATCCTTAGGTATCTCTCGACTCCAAGTGCATTGTGAAAAGTGATAAATGGCTTGGCGTTTGCACCGCCTGCTATTGGGTGCAGCATCGGTGTTTCAACTTCTAAAAAGCCTTTTTCTTCAAAAAATCTTCTAATCGTGCTAATAATCACTGAGCGTCTTTTAAAATCTGCTCTAACTTCAGGATTCATTATCATATCAAGATATCTTTGGCGATATCTTGTCTCAACATCAACTAGACCATGATACTTCTCAGGAAGTGGGCTTATCGACTTTGAAGCAAGGCTAAGCTCGCTTACATGCATGGAAAATTCGCCAGTTCTTGTTATAAATGCATAACCTCTAACATAGACGATATCGCCTATCTCTACGTATTTTTTAACGATTTTAAACCACTCTGGATCAAGCGTTTTATTGCTAAAGTAAATTTGTAAATTTCCATCTTCATCTTCGATATTTGCAAAAACCGCTTTTCCAGCATCACGAATTAGTTTTATTCTACCTGCAAGACCTACTAGCTGACCCTCGGCTTTTTTTTCTTCTGTATCATTAATGTAGTTAAATTTTAGTCTAAATTTAGAGATATTCATATCTCTTCTAAGAAAATGCGGATATGGATTAATGCCTAAATTTCTTAGTTCGTCTATGCTTTGTAGTCGTTGAATCTCATGTTGGTTGTCAAATATCACCTTACTTTCCCTTTATATTATTTTTTGAGCATTTTTCACAAATTCCATAAAGCTGCATCATGTGACCAGTTAGTTTAAAGCCATGATCTTTTGCGATACTGATTTGTCTTTTTTCTATCATTGGATCTTCAAATTCTATGATAAGGCCGCACTTTCTGCATATCATATGATCGTGATGTGGCTTTGTGGCAAGCTCAAATTTTTTGCCTTGTGAACCAAAGCTGATTGATGTCACCATTTCTGATTCTTCAAGTAGATTTAGTGTTCTATAAACAGTTGCGATACCAATATTTAGCTCAGGGTGCGTTTCTTTTATAAAAAGATAAAGTCTTTCCGGAGTAAAGTGTTCACCATTGTTGTATAGCGTTTTTAGTAAAATTTCACGCTGTTTCGTGTATTTTAAACCATTGTCGCGAAGCACTCTTTTGAATTTCTCAAGCAACGCATCATATTCTAAATTTTCTATCATCTTATTCCCCTTTTGTGATATTAGAGTCAGTATTTACACTAGCATTTGCATCCGTTGAGATAAATGCGTCAGTTTTATTTGTATCCATTGGTCTTGCCACTATCTCATCTAACTCACTTTTGATATTTTTCACATCAAGATTTGTTATCCATTTGCCAGTTTCTATCAAAACCGGATAGACTTTACTATTCGCGAAATAAGGTGCAATTATATTATTTAGCGAGGTGCCAGATATTACAGCAACTACTGCCGAAAATGTTAAGAAAATTTTTCCACTTCCCATAACAAATCCACCAAGTCTATCCAAAAAACCAAGTCCGCTTACCGAAACTATTTTTGATAAAAATTTACCAACTAGCAAGCAAACTATCCAAAAAACTAGCCAAAGAGAGATAAATGCGACAAACTGTAAAAATGAAGGATTTTCAAATTTATATATATTTTTAGTTATAAACTCACCAGATAGATCTGAAAACCTGCTAGCTATAATTAAGCCGCCGATAAGTCCGATAAGTCCGAAAGCTTCTTTGATAAGTCCATTTAATATGCCTTTTATGCCAAGCATCAAGACAAGAGCGATAATAATAATATCAAACCACGTTACTAAATCCATTATATAGTTCCTATTAAATTTTGAAGTTCTTGCTGGCTAGTTGAATAAGCTAGTGCATTTTCTTTTGTAATCTTACCCTCTTTTAGTACTTTCATCAAAGCCTGAGTTTGCGTACTCATGCCAGTTTGTTGTTGATTTAGCTGCATCTGAGAGTAAATTTGATGTATTTTGTTTTCACGTATCAAGTTTGAGATAGCCATATTGTTTATTAAAATTTCATGCACTGCGCACCTTCCACCGCCTATCTTTGGGATTAGACTTTGTGAAACGACAGCAGTTAGCGAAACGCTAAGCATATTTCTTACTTGTAATTGCTCGCTCCCATCGAAACTATCAACGATCCTATTTATAGTTTGAATGGCTGAATTTGTGTGAAGCGTACCAAAGACTAAGTGTCCGGTCTCAGCCGCCGTAATAGCCGTTGAAATCGTCTCTCTATCTCTCATCTCGCCTACAAGTATGATATCTGGATCTTCACGAACCGCTGATTTTAGAGCCCTTGAATAAGAAGTTGCGTCAGTACCGATATTTCTGTGAGAAAATAGAGCTTTTTTATTGTTATGCACAAACTCGACTGGATCCTCAATTGTAATAATATGCTTTCTATAATTTAAATTTATCTCATTAAGCATAGCTGCAAGAGTTGTTGATTTACCACTTCCTGTCGGTCCAGTAACCAAAATAAGACCTTTTTCACGCTTAATAATGTGTTTAAAAATTTGTGGAGCATTTAACTCATCAAGAGATGGGATATTG from Campylobacter concisus includes these protein-coding regions:
- the lysS gene encoding lysine--tRNA ligase, producing MFDNQHEIQRLQSIDELRNLGINPYPHFLRRDMNISKFRLKFNYINDTEEKKAEGQLVGLAGRIKLIRDAGKAVFANIEDEDGNLQIYFSNKTLDPEWFKIVKKYVEIGDIVYVRGYAFITRTGEFSMHVSELSLASKSISPLPEKYHGLVDVETRYRQRYLDMIMNPEVRADFKRRSVIISTIRRFFEEKGFLEVETPMLHPIAGGANAKPFITFHNALGVERYLRIAPELYLKRLIVGGFEAVYEMNRNFRNEGMDLTHNPEFTSIEFYWAYHNYHDLMGITEDLFNVILDKLDMEKVVNFDGMEIDFSKPFKRISYKKALVEIGGLDENIINDKDKILVKLRADGLEANEKLDLGHLQAELFDNYVESKLIHPTFVIEYPISISPLSRR
- a CDS encoding Fur family transcriptional regulator; protein product: MIENLEYDALLEKFKRVLRDNGLKYTKQREILLKTLYNNGEHFTPERLYLFIKETHPELNIGIATVYRTLNLLEESEMVTSISFGSQGKKFELATKPHHDHMICRKCGLIIEFEDPMIEKRQISIAKDHGFKLTGHMMQLYGICEKCSKNNIKGK
- a CDS encoding CvpA family protein, with translation MDLVTWFDIIIIALVLMLGIKGILNGLIKEAFGLIGLIGGLIIASRFSDLSGEFITKNIYKFENPSFLQFVAFISLWLVFWIVCLLVGKFLSKIVSVSGLGFLDRLGGFVMGSGKIFLTFSAVVAVISGTSLNNIIAPYFANSKVYPVLIETGKWITNLDVKNIKSELDEIVARPMDTNKTDAFISTDANASVNTDSNITKGE
- a CDS encoding type IV pilus twitching motility protein PilT, whose product is MDLIEQLQAKNLSVKIPEDNSLNNLAGDIKTLLKTVVSNKASDLHLVSRSEPQIRVDGALKPIDFGVLRGKDIENLCFALITDEQKSELENNKELDFAIELPDIGRFRGNYYYTMNGDLAAAFRIIPINIPSLDELNAPQIFKHIIKREKGLILVTGPTGSGKSTTLAAMLNEINLNYRKHIITIEDPVEFVHNNKKALFSHRNIGTDATSYSRALKSAVREDPDIILVGEMRDRETISTAITAAETGHLVFGTLHTNSAIQTINRIVDSFDGSEQLQVRNMLSVSLTAVVSQSLIPKIGGGRCAVHEILINNMAISNLIRENKIHQIYSQMQLNQQQTGMSTQTQALMKVLKEGKITKENALAYSTSQQELQNLIGTI